Genomic DNA from Shumkonia mesophila:
CGACCGTTGCACCCGCCAGGGGCACATCTTCGAATCCAGGAACCGGAGAAGGGCTGAGAACCGCCAAAGCCCGAACGAGCCCCGCCTTCATGAGGGAGGAGGCCTCGGGCAGCGACACCGTCTGAAAATCAACGCCCTTGGAAGCAAGTTCCGTCAAACCGGTAGAGGCTCCTTGGCCAGGAATCCAGCCGATCTTCGCGACTTGGATGCCATAGTCGAGCATCATCGCCGCCACGGGCACGTCCCAAACACTGCCGCAACCACCACTGCAGTGAATCTTGTAGTTCGACGGAGCCGCCTTCAACGCTTCGAGCGCATCCTTGAGATTCTTAAAGGGAGAGTCCGCAGCAACCACCAGCGACGAGGAGTCGCCGTTGAAATTGGCAATGGGCGTGAAATCGGATGCAGAAAAGTGGGCCTGGCCTGTAAAGCTGTATCCCGCATAAGGGAACAGCAAACCGATGGTATAGCCATCCGGCTTGGCATTGATGAGCGTGGTCAACCCGACCACACCGCCGCCCTGCCCTTGGTTAATGATAGTGATCGGCTGATCGAGGAACGTTTCCAAGTCACGCGCCAGCAGCCGAGTGGTCGTATCGCCACCACCGCCAGCCGCCGCAGGCACGACAACAGTCAGAGGCCTTTGTGGAAATTCCTCGGCGTACGCCCCACTCCCGAATACCAGCGCAAGCAGTAGCGCAACGGCAAGACAATGCATTCGCCCCATCGAATAACCTCCCAACTTTCTACCAAGCTATCCGAAGGACTAAACCAACCCTCTCTCGCTGTCAATCCCGAATAGTGGAATTAAATGGCTAAATATATATGTTAATTCCTTAACCGCTCCAACCGAGCTTGCAAGAGATCTCATCCGCCGTCTGGATAATAGCCGGGGCCAAGCCTTGAATGCGGCTCAGCGGCATCCTGGCGCTGGGTCCGGAAACGCTCACGGAAGCAAACACCTGGCCGCGGGAATCGCGTATGGGAGCGCCGATGCAGCGCACTCCGATTTCGTTTTCCTCGTCATCGACGGCAAAGCCGCGCTGACGGGTCAACTCGAGGTCGGCCAATAACGCTTCCAAGGTCGAAAGCGTGTGCTCCGTGCGTGGTTCCAATCCTTCTTCAGCGACGATCCTCAAGATCAACTCTTGCTCCTGAAAAGCCAAAAACGCCTTACCGACGCCGGTGCAATACGTCGGAGCCGCTTCAATAGTCGTCAGTGTTGTCAGCCGCGTGCCACCCATCTCTTCGCGCTCGATGCAGGCCATCTGGCTGCCGTCAAACATATGAAGATGAACGATTTCGCCCGTCAGTTGATGCAGCGCCAAGACATAAGAATGCGCATGATGGTTCAAGTCCAGGTTGGCAATAACCACGCTGCCGAAGTAGAACATTTTGAGACCCAGGCGGTACGTTTGCCGACGCCCGTCCTGGTCAAGCAATCCGACATCGCGCAAAGAGGCAACAATACGGTGGATAGTCGTCCGCGGCAGGCTTGTTGCTTCCATAATCTCGGCGATGGAAAGCTGGCCACGCGCACGCGTGAAGCAACCGAGAACGGCAGCCATCTTGTAGAAGAGCTTTGCTCCGCCGTCGCGACTCGTGCTGGTATTCCTGTTGTCGGTCGAGGTCATTCCGGTCCTTAAGGTCGATGCTGGGAACGATTGCGCTAAGCGTTCACTGTTTCTCTCATGAGAGGCAAGGGGCCTGAAAGAGCGCAAATTACGGATGGATGTGGCCAAGTCATCTTGCACAATACAGCCTACCCCAAAACCGCCCCGTCATAAGAGGAATTTCGAAGCGTCATCGTCGCTTATTATTCCGCACTGCGAGATAAAAGCAAGATGAGCATGAGATTGCCGCAGAACCTCTCCGCCTAGCACTAGGCCGATTTTTGGAGAGACGAGCATTTTGGGGATTGAACTAACCCGCTGGCGCGGGAGGTAGGGTCGGCACCGGACGGAAGGTTTCCGGTTTGAGAGGATATCGGGTGTTGAAGCCCGACCTATCAGACAGGAGAAGCCCGATGGTGGAGATGAGCCCTCTGCGCCGGCGGATGATCGAGGGCATGACGGTCCGCAATCTGTCGCCGGCGACGCAACGGTCCTATGTTCACGCGATCTCGAAGTTCAGCCGCCATTTCAAGCGGTCGCCGAACCGGCTTGGTCTGGAGGACGTTCGCGCCTACCAAGTGCATCTCGTTTCGAAGGGCATCTCATGGCCGGGGCTGAACCAGACGGTATGTGCGCTGCGGTTCTTCTACGGCGTGACGCTGGGCCATGGGGAGATCCCGGAGTGGATCCCCTATGCGCGCGAGTCGCGTACGCTGCCGGTGGTGCTGAGCGCCGACGAGGTGGTGCGGTTTCTCGAAGCGGTACCGAGCCTGAAGACCCGCACTGCCTTGACGGCCGCCTATGCGGCGGGGCTGCGTACATCGGAGGCGGTCGGCCTCAGGATCGGCGATATCGACAGCCGGCGGATGGCGATCCGGGTCGAGCATGGCAAGGGCGGCAAGGACCGCTATGTCATGCTGTCGGCGCAACTGCTGCGGATTTTGCGCACCTACTGGCGACTGGCGCGGCCTAATGAGTGGCTGTTTCCCGGCCGCGACGGCAGCAGCCCGATCGATGTGCAGGTGCTCTATGCCGCCTGCCGCTCGGCCGCGGCGGCGGCGGGTCTCGGCAAGCGGGTAACGGTGCACACCCTGCGCCACAGCTTCGCCACCCACCTTCTCGAGAACGGCACCGACATCCGCATCATTCAGGTGCTGCTTGGCCACAACAACCCGATCTACGGCGGCGCCTACGCCTATGGTAGGACGGGATCTGCATCGGAATACGGGGCGACGACGGCTCGCTCACGCCGCCGCCGCAAGGCGCGCGAGGAATGGTTGGCGTTGATCCCGAAAGCTCATGAAGGCTACGTCAGTTGGGAGAGGGCGGAGGCGATCCGCAAGATGGTCAGCGACAATGTGCCTACGAGCCGGCATCACGGAGCACCCAAGCATGGTGATGCCCTGCTTGCCGGTCTTGTCCGCTGCCGGCGGTGCGGCCGCAAACTGACGGTCCGCTACACCGGAACCCGGCACGACATTCCCCGCTATTCCTGCTGGCGGGGTTTGCTCGACAATGGCGAGCCGCGGTGCATCGCCTTCGGTGGGCTGCGGGCCGACGACGCCATTGAGGAAGCGCTTTTCCAGGTCGTCGAACCGGGCGCCATTGCTGCCGCTGTCGAAGCCGCGGCACAAGCCGCCCACCGCCGTGATCAGGTTCGCGATGCGCTGATGCGCGATCTCGAGGCTGCCCACTACAGCGCCGATCGGGCATTCCGGCAATATGACGCCTCGGACCTCGAGAATTGGTTGGTTGCCGCGGAACTGGAGACGCGATGGAAC
This window encodes:
- a CDS encoding tripartite tricarboxylate transporter substrate binding protein; protein product: MGRMHCLAVALLLALVFGSGAYAEEFPQRPLTVVVPAAAGGGGDTTTRLLARDLETFLDQPITIINQGQGGGVVGLTTLINAKPDGYTIGLLFPYAGYSFTGQAHFSASDFTPIANFNGDSSSLVVAADSPFKNLKDALEALKAAPSNYKIHCSGGCGSVWDVPVAAMMLDYGIQVAKIGWIPGQGASTGLTELASKGVDFQTVSLPEASSLMKAGLVRALAVLSPSPVPGFEDVPLAGATVGHAVDGGTWRALAGPAGLPPEVVKVWEKAVRGAVRSEEFRNAMATANFGVKWMGPDELAALMTQHEKETLRVMKALGYAK
- a CDS encoding IclR family transcriptional regulator codes for the protein MTSTDNRNTSTSRDGGAKLFYKMAAVLGCFTRARGQLSIAEIMEATSLPRTTIHRIVASLRDVGLLDQDGRRQTYRLGLKMFYFGSVVIANLDLNHHAHSYVLALHQLTGEIVHLHMFDGSQMACIEREEMGGTRLTTLTTIEAAPTYCTGVGKAFLAFQEQELILRIVAEEGLEPRTEHTLSTLEALLADLELTRQRGFAVDDEENEIGVRCIGAPIRDSRGQVFASVSVSGPSARMPLSRIQGLAPAIIQTADEISCKLGWSG
- a CDS encoding tyrosine-type recombinase/integrase; its protein translation is MIEGMTVRNLSPATQRSYVHAISKFSRHFKRSPNRLGLEDVRAYQVHLVSKGISWPGLNQTVCALRFFYGVTLGHGEIPEWIPYARESRTLPVVLSADEVVRFLEAVPSLKTRTALTAAYAAGLRTSEAVGLRIGDIDSRRMAIRVEHGKGGKDRYVMLSAQLLRILRTYWRLARPNEWLFPGRDGSSPIDVQVLYAACRSAAAAAGLGKRVTVHTLRHSFATHLLENGTDIRIIQVLLGHNNPIYGGAYAYGRTGSASEYGATTARSRRRRKAREEWLALIPKAHEGYVSWERAEAIRKMVSDNVPTSRHHGAPKHGDALLAGLVRCRRCGRKLTVRYTGTRHDIPRYSCWRGLLDNGEPRCIAFGGLRADDAIEEALFQVVEPGAIAAAVEAAAQAAHRRDQVRDALMRDLEAAHYSADRAFRQYDASDLENWLVAAELETRWNRALSHVDGIESRIVEHDAAKPEPSSLSLPDITALGGDLRAVWSAPTTDARLKKRIVRTLIHEVIADIDDEASEIVLLIHWIGGVHTERRLPKRRRGQRNSTSPDIIAAVRHLVLIANDDLIAGILNRNGLVTGHGNRWTRERVTALRSHHKIRVFRPQASVRNQWAFKHSARSLLLKASM